ACTGATTGAAATTCTCTCTCGCCAGTTCGAAGTTCCCTATGTGAAGCTGGATAGCTTCAGCATCGATCCCGAAGCCTATACCTACTTGCCCGAAGACTTGTGCAAGGCCTACAAGGTTGTGCCGCTGTTTGTCTCCAAGACCGAGGACGCCCGCCGCGTGCAGCGCGTGGCGCTGACGCTTGCCATGACGGACCCGACCAACATGCGCGTCATCAACATCGTGAAGTTCAAGGTCAAGATGGAAGTCGACGTGGTGATGGCTTCCGAAGCCGATGTGCAAAAGGCCATTGAACGTGTGTTCGCAGGTCATGGTCCTGCCGAGGAATCCCTGGCTGAACTGATTGGTGAGACCAAGGACGGCGAGGAACTCGAGACCGTGGAACGCGGTCAGGGCGGGAATGACGAACCGGAATTGACCGACGAAGAAGGTCGCGCGGTGGTGAAAATCGTGACGACCCTCATTCACGAGGCCATTGCCCGCCATGCTTCCGATATTCACCTGGAACCGCAAGAGACGTTCCTCAAGCTCCGCTACCGTATTGACGGTGACCTGCAAGTGCAGCCGCCGATTCCGGCACGCCTTATGCCGCAGATCCTTTCGCGTATCAAGCTACTTTCCAAGATGGATATTGCAGAAAAGCGTAAACCTTTGGATGGTCGTTTCACGGTGCGTTACAAAGGCTCCGAGGTGGACCTTCGTGTGAGCTCGTTCCCGATTTCTTTGCGCAAGCGCGGCGTTTGCGAAAAGATCGTTATGCGTATTTTGGACCCGAATTCGGGTCAGTTCCCGCTCAAGGAGATGGGCTTTGATCCGCGCGTGCTCAAGCAGTTCATCGATGCAATTAACTTGCCGAACGGCATTATCCTTGTGACCGGTCCGACGGGTTCCGGTAAGTCTACCACGCTTTACGCTTCCATTAGAGAGATTCTTGACAGTACCATCAACATTTCTACCATGGAGGACCCTGTCGAATTGAACATCGACGGCGTCAACCAGGGGCAGATCAACAATGCGGCCGGGTTTACGTTTGCCGCGGGCATTCGTGCCTTGCTCCGTCAGGACCCTGACGTCATCATGATCGGTGAAATGCGTGACCAGGAAACTTCGTCAATGGCTATCGAAGCGGCATTGACGGGTCACTTGGTCTTTAGTACGCTCCATACCAACGACGCCGCAGGTTCGTTCCCGCGTTTGCTCGAAATGGGCCTGGAACCGTTCCTGGTTTCTACCGCCATCAAGGGCATTTTGGCGCAGCGCCTTGTGCGCCGCATTTGCAAGTTCTGCAAGGAGCCTGTCGAAGTCTCGGATTCTTTGCGCGAAGAATTGCACCTGTCTCCCGACATGCAGTTCTACCACGGCAAGGGGTGCGAAAAGTGCGATGGCTCGGGCTACAAGGGTCGTTGCGGTATTTACGAGTTCCTCGTGCCGAACGAATCGGTGCGTAACCTCGTGATCCGCCGTGCCTCGGGCGACGAAATCAAGCGTTGCGCCATGAAGGAGTGCGACATGATTACGCTCCGCATGGACGGCATCAACAAGGCGTTGCAAGGGCTCACCACGCTGGAACAGGCGGTGGGTGCTTCTGCTGCGGATGATTGATTTAATTAGTTTGTTTATACAAAACGAAATTGCGAGAGGCGGTTCTTTGAACGGCTTTCTAAAAAAATGTTTTTTGGATTTTGAAAATGGCGAATGTTGTTGATTTTGGCGTGCTTGACAAGGAATTGAACCCGGAGCAAGCGGCTGCGGCAAAAAAGATTGAAGGCCCCATGCTCATTTTGGCGGGGGCGGGCTCGGGAAAAACGCGTGCCATTACATACAAGATTGCCCACTTGGTCTCGTACCACAACGTGGAATCCGACAGGGTCTTGGCGGTGACCTTTACCAACAAGGCTGCCCGCGAAATGAAGGACCGCATTCAAAAGCTGCTCGGGTGCCGCTTACCCTTTAGCTGGATGGGGACTTTCCACTCGGTTTGCCTCAAGCTACTCAAGCTTTGCCTCTCCAAGGACTTTGTTGTCAAGGCGATGGGCGGCACATGGTACAACGCCAACTTCTCGATTTACGACGATGACGACCAAAAACGCTTGCTTCGCGACATTTTGAAGGAAGATTTGGGCGACAACTTCGAGGCTTCGGAGGTCAAAAAACTCCATGGCGCCATTTCGCGCTACAAGAATACGGTGCTGTACGAGGGCGGATCCCCCAAGCTGCAAACGCCCGACGTGGCGTTGGCACGCGCCGAGTTCGCCGACGAAGAAAAACGCGCCCGCTATTACAGCGAATACCAAAAGCGCCTGCAGGAATCCAACGCCATGGACTTCGATGACTTGCTCCTCAATACGGTGCTCATGCTGCAGAAAGTGCCGACCTTGGCTAAACAATTGGCGGAGCGTTTCCAGTACGTGGTGGTGGACGAGTACCAAGACACCAACGACGTGCAGTACGAACTTTTGAAGCTGTTGATTAACGAGGATCGCAACGTGACGGTGGTGGGCGACGATGACCAGAGCATTTACGGCTGGCGCGGCGCGAACATCAAGATTATCCGTAACTTCCATCGGGACTTTGCACCAGTGACCATCGTGAAACTCGAACGCAACTACCGCTCCACGAGCAACATTGTGAAGGGCGCGGGCTCCGTGATTGCCCATAATATTCGCCCAGCTGAGATGGAGAAGAAGGTGTTTTCGAAGGAGGAGGCTGGCGACCCCATCCGTGTGCGCCATTTGCTGGACGATCGCAGCGAGGCGCAGCAGATAGCGAACCTGATTTCGGTGGCGGGACCCGAGATGTACTCGAAGACTGCCATTTTTTACCGCACCAACGCCCAATCCCGTGTGATTGAAAAGGCGTTGAACGACAACCGCATCCCGTCGGTGATTTTCGGTGGTACCCGCTTTTGGGACCGCAAAGAGATCAAGGACATTTTGGGCTACCTACGCCTGCTCTCAAACGAGAAGGATGATGCGGCCCACCTGCGCGTGATTAACACGCCGCCGCGTGCTATTGGCAAGACCACCGTCGAGACTATTTTGGAACGCGTCCGCAACGGCGAAGGGACTTTTTGGCAGGTGCTTGTGGCCGAGGCCAACGGCGAAGGCCGTGCTGCCCCCAAGCTCAAGGGCTTTACCGCCATGGTGCAGGGCTGGAAGGATTTGCTCGCGGCGGGGGAGACTCCGCTCCCGATTTTGGCCGAGCGCATTATTAACGAGACCGGCTATCAGGACTTTTTGCGCAAAGAAGACGAAGCGACCGCGGACGAACGCATCGCGAACTTGGACGAAATGGTGAACGCCATTCGCGAATTTGACGAAGAGCACCCCGGTGCGACTTTGGAAGAGTTTTTGCAGGACATTTCGCTTTTGACCGACGGCGACAAGAAGGTGGACACCTCCAAGGGCATGGTGACGCTCATGACCATCCACATGGCGAAGGGCCTCGAGTTCAACACGGTTCACATTGCCGGCTGCGACGAGGAAATTTTCCCGCTGGTGCGCGGAACCGCCTTTGCCGCCGACAAGGAAATGCGCGAGCAGATGGAGGAGGAACGTCGCCTGTTTTACGTAGGCTGCACCCGCGCCGAAAAAAAACTTTATCTGTACCATGCGGAACGCCGCTTTTTCCAAGGGACCATCCGTCCCTTTGCCCCGTCCAGGTTCCTCAAGGAACTGGACCCGTCGGTGGTGGAGTTCACCCCGTGCGTAGACGACCGCCCTGCATTTGGTTACGGCTCCAATGCGGGCTCGGGCTACGGCAACGGCCCCATCCGTTACCATTCGGCTCCGGTGGGGCAGTTCTCCCGACCCAGCTCGGGTTCGCGCCCGGCCATGCCGCACTCGGTCCCAGCTTCTATCCGCAAAAACGACCAGCGCATTGTGTACAGGAACCCCATCAAGGTCAAGCCGCCGGTGCCTTCGGGCCCGCGTGTGGTCTACGACGAGTACAGCGAGAACCCGTACCGCCCGGGAGTGCGTGTGCGCCATTTTAAGTACGGCGTCGGCACCATTGTGCGCTGCACCGGCAGCGGCGAAAATGCCCGCGTGGACGTGCGTTTTAACGGCGATGGCACCGTGAGGACGATTATTTTGAAGTACGCCGCCTTGGAAGTTCTGTAGAGAACTTATATTGTTAATTGTTCATTATTTTATTATTTTATAGCGGTAAAATTGAGGTTTTTATGCTTGAACGTGAAGAAGTCTTGAAATTGGCGAAGCTTTCCAGGCTCGAAGTCGCCGAGGGCGATATCGATTCCGTGAAGGGACACTTGGACAAGATGCTGAACCATTTGGAAGCCTTGAAGGCTCTTGACCTTTCGAACGTGGAACCGATGACCGCCGTCGAGAACGGTGCCACCATCCTCCGCGAAGACGTGCCTGTGCAGGGATTCTCCCTGGACCAGGCCTTTGCCAACGCCCCGGCTGTAGAGAACGACCATTTCGCCATTCCCAAGGTGATTGGCGGTTAGTTCGCTACGCGCCATGGCCGCAGTCCACTGCATTGTTCCGGCCCGCATGGGGTCTTCTCGCTTTCCGGGGAAGCCCCTTTTTAAATTGGCAGGCAAAGAGATGATTGTGCGCACTCTGGAGCGGGCTCAGCTCGCGGAGTGCTTTGGGCGCATTGTGTGTGCGACCGACAGCGAAGAAATTGCCGAGGTCGTGTCGAGGGCTGGTTTTGAATTCATTTTGACGGGCCCCGCCGCGACGGGTTCCGACCGAGTGGCCGAGGCGGCCCGTGCCTTGGACCTGGACCTGGTGGTGAACTTGCAGGGCGACGAGCCGCTGGTGGAACCCTCGGTGCTGAGCGACGTGGCCGAGGACCTGGCCGCCCACCCCGATTGCTGGGTGACGGTCGCCTGCCCGCTCGACCCCGCCGAGTGCGCCCTCAAGACGGTGGTGAAGGTCCGTGTGCAAAGTGGGCTCGCTGTGGACTTTACCCGCGAGGTGGCTTTGGAGGAAGCCCCGCGCTGGTTCCAGCATCAAGGGATTTACGCCTACTCCAGGCGCTCCCGCGATGAGTTTTCCTCCTTGCCGCAGAACGCGGTTGAACTGGAACGCTCGCTAGAGCAGATGCGCATTTTGGGCAGGTGCCCGATACGCATTGTGCAGAGCCGGTTCCCGAGCATTTCTGTGGACGTGCCTTCGGACGCCCAGGCGGTGGAGGCCTTGATTACAGAACGTAAGTCCAGGAGATAGCGAAATGCTGAACCTGTTTAACGCAAGGCTTGCTTCGAGTATGCTACATTCGGTATCCAATAAGGTGGTGCCGGATGAATGCTGCTGAGAAGAACGTGTTGCACATTGCCCTCGCCCTGTTCGTGGTGGGGCTTGTCGTGAGAATCCTTCCGTGGGGAATCCCTGCCATAGAGCAGCAGGACGACCCCGTGAAGCTGGAGTACTGGAACGCGAAGGTGGAGCCTCTGCCCGACTCCCTGTCGGTTACAGATAAATTAAATTCTGCGCTAGCGGAATCGCCGAGGGCGGATGCCCACCCGAGACCCCAAAAACAAAAAAAATCAAAGAAAATAGTCCACTTGCCCATCAAAATCAATTCCGCCGGGTTGGACGAAATTTGCGCCCTTAAGGGGGTCGGTCCCAAGCTCGCCGCGAAGATAATTGCCTTTCGCGAGCAAAATGGACCCTTTTTGACCCCTCAGGACCTGCAAAAAGTGCCCGGAATTGGCAAGAAAAAGCTGGAGGGTATACTACAGGGCGTAATTTTTGATTAGTTTTAGGGAGTACAACTTTCATAAGTCGTTGAGTATATGAGTGATACGAAGATTTACCTGGGTATTGAAGTTGGCGATGCTTCCCTGAAAGTCGCCCTCTTGGAGTCCGCCGAAAAGCGCGTTCTCAAGACCGCTGTTCTGGAAACGGAAACCAGCCCCATTGATGACATCTACACGTTCGAAACGGTCCTCCAGGGGTGGATGGAAGCCAACCAAATTGAGAGCGTCGAATCCATTTCGGTGGCGATTCCCGCGTTCCGCTCCATTATTCGCCAGGTCTACGTGCCTGCCGAAGCCGCAGAGCACCTGGACGACTACCTCCGCTGGTACCTCGGCCTCATTACCAATGCCGAGAAGGACGCCTACGTGCTCGACTACAAGGTGTTGAGAGGCGAACCCTCGGTTGGACTCACCGTACTCCTTATCGCGGTCCGGCGCCAGTGGGTGGATGCCCTCCGTAAAGGCTTCCGCGCCAAGGCTTTGGCCCCGAAGGCTATGGAAGTGGATGTGCTCTCGCTTTTGAATTTGATGGATGTTGCCGAAAACATCAAGAATTTGCAGTGTGTCATCAAGGCCGACTACATGGGCGTGACCTTGATGTGGCTCTCCAAGGACAACCTGCAGGGGCTCCGTTGCGTGTCGACGCTCCCGCTGGTGAACAAGTCCCGCGAGGAGGCCTACGACATTCTTGCCGCCGAGGTGATGAACCAGATTAACCTCGCCAAGGAAGAAAACGCCGCGTTGGATATTCACCAGGTCAACATTTGCGGTGAACTGGCCATGGACCCGCTGTTCGTGGAAGACCTCCGCAAGCGTTGCCCCGACTACCAGTTGATTTTGATGGACTCGTTCTCTAACTTGAGGCTCCCGGTCGAAGAAACGGATTCCGCCGCCGTGCTGTGCTGCGCTGGCGCCATCGGGACTGCCTTGAATGTGATGGAGGGTGTATGATTCATTTGAATTTGATTGATGCCGCCGAGCGCGAATCACTTATGGACAACTTGAACCCGGTCCATGTGACCGACGTTGCCGCGCAGGTCAAAACCTCCAAGAAAAAGACCTTGACGGTTTTGCTTGCCATTTTGTTCCTGTTTGTTGCCTTTAGCTGCTTCATTAGCGTGAGCGGCGTTCCCAAGCCGCTGCAGGGTATTTTGCCCGGTCCTTACCTTGAACTGATTGGTGCCGAAGACCCGAGCCGCGCAGCCTTGACCTTGGGGTCTGGTCAGATGACCTCCGCCGGTGGTTCGCTCGCCGCGCAGGCTGCTGCCGCCGAGGCCGCCATTAAGCAGCGCGAAGTGCTCTCGGTCAAGCAGGTGGTGGGCGAGGTGAATCCGTCCGTCTTGTTCAACAACAAGCGTACCGACTTCACCCAGTTCTTGCCGATGGAAAAGATTTCGTTCCAGCGTGCGGCGTTGGCGCAGTTCATGACCTTCCTCAACACGGCAACGCCCGACGACATCGGTTTTTCGGATTGCTCGTTCCAGTCGCCGAACTTCTACTACGTGCGAGGTGTGGCGACCAAGCCTACGTCGCAGCGCAGCTTCTTGGAACGTCTCAAGACGGTAAGCGGCGAATTCAAAACGCCGCCGATTCCCGAGAACGCCCCGGCTACCGACATTACTGCATTCGGCGTGTTCAACATTACGAACGTCAACCTGAATGCCGTGACCAAGTTTGTGACCGCCGCCGAGCAGGCCGACGAAGTCAAGGCCTTCAAGACCTTGGCGAGTACGAATAAAGTAGTGTTCAATGGTTTGGACAAACCCTCCATCGAAGACTTCGGCGTTTACAAACGCTACACCTACCAGTTGACGACGACGAATGATTATCCCGAATTGCAGACGCTCTTTGTCGCCCTTGCCGAGTCCCCGATTCGCATGGCCGTGCAAAAGATCGACATGAAGTTCGCCAAGAAGAACAGCATGCAGTCTGCCATTCGTCTCGAAATGTTCGTCGTTCCGTAAAATGCCTATCCGCGTCACGGGAGGCGCTCTCCGTGGGCGCCAGGTGCAGTCCCCGCCAACAATGAAAACGAGACCTACGGGTTCTAGGACCCGTGAGGCGTTGTTCAATATTTTGCAGGGCGTGGAGAACTTTCGTGTGCTGGACTTGTTCGCGGGCTCCGGCATTATGGGCATTGAGGCGTTGAGCCGCGGGGCGGCGAACGTGACTGCTGTTGAGAATGCGCATTCGCAGGCGCGCTTGATTTACATGGCATACAAGTCGCTCGACTTGACGAATAAACTTACTTTGTTAGAAAAAAACGCCCTCACGTTGGAAAAAGAATCGCTCTGTGCCGACGAGGGCTTTGACCTCATTTACGC
Above is a genomic segment from Fibrobacter sp. UWP2 containing:
- a CDS encoding GspE/PulE family protein; translated protein: MNLSELLLRQGVLDEDQLAHAMSEHKRTGMALAKILVRLGMVSEDTLTSILGVQMQSTTKMRIGEMLLAQGYIKQEQLEKALETQKITGKRLGRTLVELGYMPEDRLIEILSRQFEVPYVKLDSFSIDPEAYTYLPEDLCKAYKVVPLFVSKTEDARRVQRVALTLAMTDPTNMRVINIVKFKVKMEVDVVMASEADVQKAIERVFAGHGPAEESLAELIGETKDGEELETVERGQGGNDEPELTDEEGRAVVKIVTTLIHEAIARHASDIHLEPQETFLKLRYRIDGDLQVQPPIPARLMPQILSRIKLLSKMDIAEKRKPLDGRFTVRYKGSEVDLRVSSFPISLRKRGVCEKIVMRILDPNSGQFPLKEMGFDPRVLKQFIDAINLPNGIILVTGPTGSGKSTTLYASIREILDSTINISTMEDPVELNIDGVNQGQINNAAGFTFAAGIRALLRQDPDVIMIGEMRDQETSSMAIEAALTGHLVFSTLHTNDAAGSFPRLLEMGLEPFLVSTAIKGILAQRLVRRICKFCKEPVEVSDSLREELHLSPDMQFYHGKGCEKCDGSGYKGRCGIYEFLVPNESVRNLVIRRASGDEIKRCAMKECDMITLRMDGINKALQGLTTLEQAVGASAADD
- a CDS encoding ATP-dependent helicase yields the protein MANVVDFGVLDKELNPEQAAAAKKIEGPMLILAGAGSGKTRAITYKIAHLVSYHNVESDRVLAVTFTNKAAREMKDRIQKLLGCRLPFSWMGTFHSVCLKLLKLCLSKDFVVKAMGGTWYNANFSIYDDDDQKRLLRDILKEDLGDNFEASEVKKLHGAISRYKNTVLYEGGSPKLQTPDVALARAEFADEEKRARYYSEYQKRLQESNAMDFDDLLLNTVLMLQKVPTLAKQLAERFQYVVVDEYQDTNDVQYELLKLLINEDRNVTVVGDDDQSIYGWRGANIKIIRNFHRDFAPVTIVKLERNYRSTSNIVKGAGSVIAHNIRPAEMEKKVFSKEEAGDPIRVRHLLDDRSEAQQIANLISVAGPEMYSKTAIFYRTNAQSRVIEKALNDNRIPSVIFGGTRFWDRKEIKDILGYLRLLSNEKDDAAHLRVINTPPRAIGKTTVETILERVRNGEGTFWQVLVAEANGEGRAAPKLKGFTAMVQGWKDLLAAGETPLPILAERIINETGYQDFLRKEDEATADERIANLDEMVNAIREFDEEHPGATLEEFLQDISLLTDGDKKVDTSKGMVTLMTIHMAKGLEFNTVHIAGCDEEIFPLVRGTAFAADKEMREQMEEERRLFYVGCTRAEKKLYLYHAERRFFQGTIRPFAPSRFLKELDPSVVEFTPCVDDRPAFGYGSNAGSGYGNGPIRYHSAPVGQFSRPSSGSRPAMPHSVPASIRKNDQRIVYRNPIKVKPPVPSGPRVVYDEYSENPYRPGVRVRHFKYGVGTIVRCTGSGENARVDVRFNGDGTVRTIILKYAALEVL
- the gatC gene encoding Asp-tRNA(Asn)/Glu-tRNA(Gln) amidotransferase subunit GatC, with protein sequence MLEREEVLKLAKLSRLEVAEGDIDSVKGHLDKMLNHLEALKALDLSNVEPMTAVENGATILREDVPVQGFSLDQAFANAPAVENDHFAIPKVIGG
- a CDS encoding 3-deoxy-manno-octulosonate cytidylyltransferase, with product MAAVHCIVPARMGSSRFPGKPLFKLAGKEMIVRTLERAQLAECFGRIVCATDSEEIAEVVSRAGFEFILTGPAATGSDRVAEAARALDLDLVVNLQGDEPLVEPSVLSDVAEDLAAHPDCWVTVACPLDPAECALKTVVKVRVQSGLAVDFTREVALEEAPRWFQHQGIYAYSRRSRDEFSSLPQNAVELERSLEQMRILGRCPIRIVQSRFPSISVDVPSDAQAVEALITERKSRR
- a CDS encoding helix-hairpin-helix domain-containing protein, encoding MNAAEKNVLHIALALFVVGLVVRILPWGIPAIEQQDDPVKLEYWNAKVEPLPDSLSVTDKLNSALAESPRADAHPRPQKQKKSKKIVHLPIKINSAGLDEICALKGVGPKLAAKIIAFREQNGPFLTPQDLQKVPGIGKKKLEGILQGVIFD
- the rsmD gene encoding 16S rRNA (guanine(966)-N(2))-methyltransferase RsmD; protein product: MPIRVTGGALRGRQVQSPPTMKTRPTGSRTREALFNILQGVENFRVLDLFAGSGIMGIEALSRGAANVTAVENAHSQARLIYMAYKSLDLTNKLTLLEKNALTLEKESLCADEGFDLIYADPPFKDMEYPDLRKYIGWLNPGGVAVFEAPSRSIPAWAKADEAEGKTDIRKYGESSLVIYRAPSAQF